CAGATTTTTGAGAATGTAAACACTGGTGGTGTACCTCTTACGGTTTTCGAACTCGTCACAGCTACATTTGCTGCTGAAGGACATGAATTGAGAAAAGATTGGGAGACCATTCGTCATATTTTTGCTCAAAAAGTAAATGGCGAGCTATTGAAAGAAATCACTGGCGCTAATTTTTTGGCAGCAATGACTCTGTTGGTATCATATTATAAAAGAGTGGTTTCAGGTGATGATGAGCGTGTGGCTGTAACATGTAAGAAAAAAGACATTCTTAGGCTTGAATTGAAAGATTATTTGAAGTATCATGACGCTTTGATTAAAGGTTTCTGTGATGCAGCTGATTTCTTAGTACATCAGGGGATTTTCCGTTCCAGAGATCTTCCATATTCGTCACAACTTATTCCACTTGCTGCAATCTTTGCATACGACAACGAAAATAAAAAAATGTTGCATCTTGGAAGCAAACAGGAATTATTGTCTCGTTGGTATTGGTGTGGCGTAATGGGTGAACTATATGGGGGTGCCAATGAAGCTAGATTTGCAACTGATATAATGGGCGTATTCCGTTGGATGGAAGGTGGTGAAATGCCAGAGACTGTATATCGTTCCAATATACAACCAACTCGTTTATTGACCATGCAGACTAGGAATAGTGCAGCGTACAAAGGTGTTATGGCACTTATCTTACAAGATTCACCACTTGATTTTATGACAGGTCATCGTATGGATATAGCATCTTACATTGATGAAGATGCTGATATTCATCATATATTCCCTCAAACTTATTGCGAGAAAAATAACCTTCCACGTATAAAATGGAATTCTGTCATTAATAAGACTCCAATTTATGCATCTTCCAATCGTTCAATAGGAGGACATGCACCAAGTACCTATATTGGAACTATGGCAAATAAGGGATTAAAACAAGTTGAGATACAGGAAGCTATAGAGTCACATAAGGTAAGTTATGCTCATCTTGCATTAGATGATTTCAATGCTTATTTCATAGATCGAGCAAAACAATTGCTTGACAGAATAGAGCAAGCGACAGGCAAATCTGTCTCAGGAAGAGATAGCGAAGAAACAATCCGTGAATTTGGTGTTGCTTTAATATAGATAGCAATCTGTAACAAACTAGAAAAATATGATTAATAAATAGCTGAAAATAAATGAACTGGAGATTTTGGAAGAAAATATGTGCAAATAATTCGATGGAGGATGATAAACAAGTATCATTAACTCCTGCTCTGCTTAATCGTGATAGTGAAAGTGATAAGAAGCAGTATAGGAGTGTTTTGAATCTTGCACGAAAACTAGAAGAGAAAGACATATTGAACATTGCTCTTACTGGTCCTTATGGATCCGGTAAGAGTTCCATTCTTCGCTCTTTGATGAAAGACTATCGTAAATACAAATATCTTTCAATATCTCTTGCTACTCTAAAGTCACCATTAGATGATAAAAAGAATAAAATAGATATTGATACGATGAATAATCGTATTGAATACAGCATTCTTCAACAACTTATTTATAAAGAAAAACAAGAGACGCTTTATAACTCCAGATTAAAAAGGATTTATCATAAATCAACTTGGGCTCAATATGCTTTATCTTTTGCAATAATATTTTATATTGTTGCCTTAATTATTGTATTTGAACCATCATTTTTGGAGGTGGATTGGATTTGCAATCGCTTAAGTAATCCAGTATTAAATAAATGGTCTGATATTTTTGCTCTATCATATATATTTGTTGCAACAATAATATTCGTTCAAAAGACTGTCAAATCATTGAGTAATAGTAAACTGAATAAGTTAAATCTAAAGAATGGAGAGATTGAATTAAAAGAAAACAAAGAAGATACATCCGTTTTCAATAAGCACATGGATGAGATTGTCTATTTCTTTGAGGTTACTGATTATAATGTTGTGATTATAGAAGATTTAGATAGATTTGATAATACGGATATTTTTCTTAAGTTAAGAGAGGTAAATCAACTCTTGAATCAGTCAAACTCTGTGGGGCGTAAAGTTACGTTCATTTATGCGGTTAAAGATGATATGTTTTTTGATGAAGAACGTACTAAATTCTTTGATTATATCACAACTGTAATCCCAATAATCAATTCTTCAAACTCGGCAGACAAACTGAAAGAGGAACTAGAGATAAAAGGCTATTCAGATCTTAATGTCGAGGTAATAGACAGTTTGGCTTTTTTCATTGACGATATGAGATTACTGAAGAATATTGTCAATGAATATGCCCAATATAGAGAAAAACTTGATGAGAAACTTGATCAAAACAAACTTCTTGCAATGATTGTATATAAAAACTACCATCCAAAAGATTTTGCTGATCTGCATAAAGGAAAGGGTGTTTTGTATGATTGTTTGCATAAGAAAAGTGAATTATTGGTTGAGCGCAATAGACAGATTGACGAGCGTATTAATGGAATAACTAAAAAACTTCAATCTTTAGAAGCGACACATGCCATACAAGAAAAAGAATTAAGGCTGATTTATATTGAAGGGTATCGTAGAAAATTATCAAAACAAAATGAAAATAATGCCTTTTTGTTTTTTGTCGAAAACAATTTTATACCTCTTGAAGATATCGCAGAAAATGAAACGTTATTTAATTCCTTTATATCGCAATCCTCATTTCGATATCAATGTTTTAAGAGGCATCAAACTAACACATATTATGGTGTTAGATATTATTATGATACATCTGAAGATAGTTGCAATATTCAATTCAGTCAAATAGAGAAAATAGTTAATTCTACCTTTACCTACCATGAGCGATTAGAAGCCTTGCGAGAAGGGGAAAAAAGATATCGTGAACAAATCAAGATACTAGAATTATCTCGTAATAATCATTATGCTACTCCAATACAAGAACTGTTGCTGGATGTTGATATGCAGACGCATAAAATTTTTAGTGAACTCAATGTCTCTAAAATGCTTGAAGTTTTCTTGAAAGAAGGACTTATAAATGAAGATTACTTTGATTATATATCTTTCTTTTTTGGTAAGTCAATTAATAAGCACGACCATGATTT
The nucleotide sequence above comes from Bacteroides caccae. Encoded proteins:
- a CDS encoding GmrSD restriction endonuclease domain-containing protein, which translates into the protein MAVESHDKKLDDLLKMVEEGKAQLPDFQRSWVWDDTKICKLIESITSGFPMGAAMFLANGGEHIRFKYRTFEGVDSISEVTPEWLVLDGQQRLTTLYQVLKSKKATNTRLETNRDTIIKRYYYLDIRKCLDSTADRLEAIISVSEKKQLTTNIGRDVTLDLSTREKEFENLMFPLNITFSHNDTEDWHYDMEDYYKGDREYRNLFRDFSQQILRPILEYNIPIIQLDKETPKEAVCQIFENVNTGGVPLTVFELVTATFAAEGHELRKDWETIRHIFAQKVNGELLKEITGANFLAAMTLLVSYYKRVVSGDDERVAVTCKKKDILRLELKDYLKYHDALIKGFCDAADFLVHQGIFRSRDLPYSSQLIPLAAIFAYDNENKKMLHLGSKQELLSRWYWCGVMGELYGGANEARFATDIMGVFRWMEGGEMPETVYRSNIQPTRLLTMQTRNSAAYKGVMALILQDSPLDFMTGHRMDIASYIDEDADIHHIFPQTYCEKNNLPRIKWNSVINKTPIYASSNRSIGGHAPSTYIGTMANKGLKQVEIQEAIESHKVSYAHLALDDFNAYFIDRAKQLLDRIEQATGKSVSGRDSEETIREFGVALI
- a CDS encoding YobI family P-loop NTPase; its protein translation is MNWRFWKKICANNSMEDDKQVSLTPALLNRDSESDKKQYRSVLNLARKLEEKDILNIALTGPYGSGKSSILRSLMKDYRKYKYLSISLATLKSPLDDKKNKIDIDTMNNRIEYSILQQLIYKEKQETLYNSRLKRIYHKSTWAQYALSFAIIFYIVALIIVFEPSFLEVDWICNRLSNPVLNKWSDIFALSYIFVATIIFVQKTVKSLSNSKLNKLNLKNGEIELKENKEDTSVFNKHMDEIVYFFEVTDYNVVIIEDLDRFDNTDIFLKLREVNQLLNQSNSVGRKVTFIYAVKDDMFFDEERTKFFDYITTVIPIINSSNSADKLKEELEIKGYSDLNVEVIDSLAFFIDDMRLLKNIVNEYAQYREKLDEKLDQNKLLAMIVYKNYHPKDFADLHKGKGVLYDCLHKKSELLVERNRQIDERINGITKKLQSLEATHAIQEKELRLIYIEGYRRKLSKQNENNAFLFFVENNFIPLEDIAENETLFNSFISQSSFRYQCFKRHQTNTYYGVRYYYDTSEDSCNIQFSQIEKIVNSTFTYHERLEALREGEKRYREQIKILELSRNNHYATPIQELLLDVDMQTHKIFSELNVSKMLEVFLKEGLINEDYFDYISFFFGKSINKHDHDFILELKLRHSLPYDYHIDKVGQCVKNIPDKCYNDVSILNIQVVDCICQHLEEANNSKLHSIAQVIMHNKKWDFLIDFYKSVEDSSSLFNHLGSIVDGLWKIFVKQNSDELFESWLRFLELNHSTKESRNWLNKHFAFISHRVDLIGFDTIKQIVSNGKLIFTDIDAESRCLLEYVVENKAYMLTPENVVCAFVHYRNERVETLDNYPLNVTILRSCKSAKSISDYIDECFDNALNNVFITDTAKKESVGIILEIINSEDITEDTKRKYLSGQQNKVSLSDVNNIQWEFAIEVDIVIPAWPEIYAFYESQNNVMISSLRIFITKHIDELTDISELDDTQKELLAHSALLTSDFEILVYDKLVKIFDGVTFKDADINSVDNAHFKSLLCADMLPYSTYYTTTIRDNHSDVLTYYVDKYLDECIIEIEELPTDMRLYKHLMKNPRVIGEKALSVVQHFLPHIVWDNELANITLPVLKNNIEKFDYDIEKNILVASTNLPERLSFLIDLVEKFRDDFDIVTELIESLGDSYRSITDKSKKATIENNHMNEMLLGKLKTIGYISSYREDDDKLRVSHKRNH